One part of the [Synechococcus] sp. NIES-970 genome encodes these proteins:
- the rpmA gene encoding ribosomal protein L27, whose protein sequence is MAHKKGTGSTRNGRDSRAQRLGVKRYGGEAVTSGSILIRQRGTKVHPGNNVGRGGDDTLFALIDGVVKFEFYKKGRRKVSVYPADATA, encoded by the coding sequence ATGGCACATAAGAAAGGTACAGGTAGTACTCGTAACGGTCGCGACTCCCGCGCCCAACGCCTCGGTGTAAAGCGTTATGGTGGTGAAGCCGTAACCTCAGGCAGCATCTTGATTCGTCAACGGGGCACCAAAGTTCACCCCGGTAACAATGTTGGTCGCGGTGGTGATGACACTCTCTTCGCCTTGATCGATGGCGTTGTTAAGTTTGAGTTTTACAAAAAAGGCCGCCGTAAAGTGAGCGTTTATCCCGCTGACGCGACTGCATAA
- the rplU gene encoding ribosomal protein L21 encodes MSYAIVETGGKQVRVEPGRFYDIERLDVDIDGNYTIDKVLLISDDNGITIGQPFIEGATVEGTVVAQRRAKKVLVYKMLPKKKTRKKRGHRQYFTRFMIDSISVGGKVIAAKAEA; translated from the coding sequence ATGAGTTACGCAATTGTTGAAACCGGCGGTAAGCAAGTCCGCGTCGAACCCGGCCGTTTCTATGACATCGAAAGACTCGACGTTGATATCGATGGCAACTACACCATCGATAAAGTGCTACTGATCAGCGATGACAATGGCATCACCATCGGCCAACCCTTCATCGAAGGCGCCACCGTCGAAGGCACCGTTGTGGCCCAGCGTCGTGCCAAAAAAGTGTTAGTTTACAAAATGCTGCCCAAGAAAAAGACCCGGAAAAAGCGTGGTCACCGTCAGTATTTCACCCGCTTCATGATCGACAGCATCAGTGTCGGTGGTAAAGTTATCGCCGCCAAAGCAGAAGCCTAG
- the rpaB gene encoding two-component response regulator (ycf27), with translation MVDNKATILVVDDEIAVRRILQTRLSMIGYEIMTAADGDEALELFWREDPDLVILDVMMPKRDGYYVCQEIRRESNTPIIMLTALGDVADRITGLRFGADDYLIKPFSPKELEVRIQCILRRTQKTIAPTEESGILRTANLVIDTNRRKVTQNNKPLRLTHIEFNLLELLVNQAGEPLSRTDILTAIWGYVPRRHSDLRVVDVHVSRLRSKIENDPRQPEFIITERGTGYLFRKLPLAIASNTPSIAV, from the coding sequence GTGGTAGACAATAAGGCAACCATCCTCGTGGTCGATGACGAAATCGCCGTACGTCGTATTTTACAAACCCGTCTATCCATGATTGGCTATGAAATCATGACAGCTGCTGATGGCGATGAGGCCCTTGAGTTGTTTTGGCGCGAGGATCCAGACTTAGTCATCTTAGATGTGATGATGCCGAAGCGGGATGGCTATTATGTGTGCCAAGAAATCCGCCGGGAATCAAATACGCCGATTATTATGCTGACAGCCCTCGGTGATGTGGCAGACCGGATTACGGGCCTCCGCTTTGGGGCGGATGATTACCTCATCAAGCCTTTTTCGCCTAAAGAGCTTGAAGTGCGGATCCAATGTATTCTCCGACGTACCCAAAAAACCATTGCCCCCACTGAGGAATCAGGCATTCTCCGGACGGCAAACCTGGTGATCGACACAAACCGCCGCAAGGTCACCCAAAATAACAAGCCCCTGCGCTTAACCCATATTGAGTTTAATTTGCTGGAATTACTGGTGAATCAAGCGGGAGAACCCCTTAGCCGAACGGATATCCTCACGGCTATTTGGGGCTATGTGCCGCGTCGCCACAGTGATCTACGGGTGGTGGATGTTCATGTGTCGCGTCTCCGGTCAAAAATCGAAAATGATCCGCGCCAGCCGGAATTTATCATCACGGAACGGGGTACAGGCTATCTTTTCCGAAAGTTACCGCTGGCGATCGCCTCTAATACTCCATCAATCGCCGTCTAG
- the truB gene encoding tRNA pseudouridine synthase B, giving the protein MEQQPTPELQGNHDWGFINLYKDAGWTSHDCVGKMRRLLGTKKIGHGGTLDPMATGVLPIAVSKATRLLQYLPKQKAYRGIVRFGVKTTTDDLEGDVIFQQACGALTLTQIEAVLPNFLGTITQIPPAFSAIQRDGKRLYELARQGIAVDVPSRQVEVSSLKIHAWQPGDFPELTLDIHCGEGTYIRAIARDLGEKLGVGATLSGLTRTLSGGFALAESVTLEEIAAQREAGSFKFLPPDQILAHLPRLVLTATQVEQWSYGQKIAWDPDLAEPLEAPLAIYDLANHCLGIGAFRPSKEDPAAIVLAGRVVLTGR; this is encoded by the coding sequence TTGGAACAGCAACCCACCCCAGAACTCCAGGGGAATCATGACTGGGGATTTATCAATTTATATAAAGATGCTGGTTGGACATCCCATGACTGTGTAGGAAAAATGCGGCGGCTCCTGGGGACAAAAAAAATTGGCCATGGAGGAACCCTAGATCCAATGGCGACGGGGGTACTACCGATCGCCGTCAGTAAAGCCACTCGTCTGTTGCAATATTTACCTAAACAAAAGGCTTATCGGGGCATCGTCCGCTTTGGGGTCAAGACAACCACAGATGATTTGGAAGGAGATGTGATTTTCCAGCAAGCCTGTGGTGCTTTAACTCTGACGCAGATTGAAGCTGTTTTACCGAATTTTTTAGGGACGATTACCCAAATTCCACCTGCTTTTAGCGCGATTCAACGGGATGGAAAGCGGCTGTATGAGTTAGCTCGCCAGGGCATTGCGGTGGATGTACCCAGTCGCCAAGTGGAGGTTAGTTCTCTGAAGATCCATGCTTGGCAACCGGGGGATTTTCCAGAATTAACCCTTGATATTCATTGCGGCGAAGGCACCTACATCCGGGCGATCGCCAGGGACCTAGGCGAAAAATTAGGGGTAGGGGCCACCCTATCTGGGTTAACCCGGACATTGAGCGGTGGTTTTGCCTTGGCAGAAAGTGTAACCCTTGAAGAGATTGCGGCCCAGCGAGAAGCGGGATCATTCAAATTTCTCCCACCCGATCAAATTCTGGCCCATTTACCCCGATTGGTTTTAACAGCGACCCAGGTGGAACAGTGGAGCTATGGCCAAAAAATTGCCTGGGACCCTGATCTGGCAGAGCCCCTGGAAGCCCCCCTTGCCATTTATGATCTGGCAAATCATTGCCTCGGTATTGGGGCTTTTCGTCCGAGTAAAGAAGATCCGGCGGCGATCGTTTTGGCCGGTCGAGTTGTTTTGACAGGTCGCTAG
- the pcrA gene encoding ATP-dependent DNA helicase II PcrA, translating to MSDLLAQLNASQRRAVEHFCGPLLVVAGAGSGKTRALTFRIAHLIRNHRVDPENILAVTFTNKAAREMKERVELLYAQQLADLHHAKPLSALSELEQKKLRSQVYKQVTKQLWIGTFHSLCARILRYDINKYQDERGRTWERNFTIMDDSDVQTLIKRIVTQQLNLDDKKFNPRTIRYQISNAKNLGLSPNDYLRSEGGGYKAKVTAEVYEVYQNELAANNSLDFDDLILIPVRLFQQNESILGYWHSQFHHILVDEYQDTNRIQYELIRLLSTNGETDQGALSWNNRSLFVVGDADQSIYSFRMADFTILLEFQENFGDRLPDDATQTMVKLEENYRSRENILRAANALIEQNSQRIDKVLKATRGSGEEIYCHKADNENEEARFVINQILGLRRSNPELDWGDFAILYRTNAQSRPFEDLLIRGNIPYQVVGGFKFYDRKEIKDALAYLKAIANPADTLSLMRVINTPKRGIGKTTVDKLNHAAQELGCPLWEILSDETSVATIAGRAARKINEFSGLIREMQEKMSTMRAADILDYVMENSGYVDDLRMQGTEEADSRVENISELYNAMLQFQEENEDGSLNGFLENASLASDLDNLDDEAQQVSLMTLHSAKGLEFPVVFLVGLEQGLFPHSRSLDDPVALEEERRLCYVGLTRAQEQLFLSYTRERYMWGYREPAVASQFLAELPSDLVTSNVKSLAKAAPQQEPKMMSISQKQRSQTKQVRQTAQRQVIQQQWAVGDRVQHNVFGEGEVIKIFGDDQKMNLAIAFPNLGKKIIDPRVAPMKKI from the coding sequence ATGTCTGATCTGTTAGCCCAACTCAATGCCTCCCAACGCCGTGCCGTCGAACATTTTTGCGGGCCGCTCCTGGTGGTGGCCGGGGCCGGATCAGGGAAAACCAGGGCGTTAACTTTTCGCATCGCCCATTTAATTCGGAATCACCGCGTTGACCCCGAAAATATTTTGGCGGTGACCTTTACCAACAAGGCCGCCCGGGAAATGAAAGAACGGGTAGAACTGCTCTATGCGCAACAGTTGGCAGACTTGCACCATGCCAAGCCCCTCAGTGCCTTGTCAGAGCTGGAACAAAAGAAATTGCGATCGCAAGTTTATAAACAGGTCACCAAACAGCTTTGGATTGGCACGTTTCACAGCCTTTGTGCGCGGATCCTCCGCTATGACATCAACAAATACCAAGATGAACGGGGCCGCACCTGGGAGCGTAATTTTACGATCATGGACGATAGCGACGTTCAAACCCTGATCAAAAGAATCGTCACCCAGCAACTGAACCTCGACGATAAAAAGTTTAATCCCCGCACGATCCGCTATCAGATTAGCAATGCAAAAAACCTCGGCCTTTCCCCCAATGATTACCTCCGCTCGGAAGGGGGCGGTTACAAAGCAAAGGTAACGGCGGAGGTCTATGAGGTCTATCAAAATGAATTGGCGGCAAATAATTCCCTTGATTTTGATGATTTAATCTTGATTCCGGTGCGCCTATTTCAACAGAATGAATCGATCCTCGGCTATTGGCATAGTCAGTTTCACCACATTCTCGTTGATGAATACCAAGATACGAACCGGATTCAGTACGAGCTGATCCGCTTGCTTAGTACCAATGGGGAAACGGATCAAGGGGCGCTCAGTTGGAATAATCGTTCTTTGTTTGTCGTCGGCGATGCGGACCAGTCGATCTATTCGTTTCGGATGGCGGACTTTACGATTCTGCTGGAATTTCAGGAAAATTTTGGCGATCGCCTCCCCGATGATGCGACCCAAACAATGGTCAAACTGGAGGAAAATTACCGCTCCCGGGAAAATATTCTCCGGGCGGCCAATGCCCTCATCGAACAAAATAGCCAACGCATTGATAAAGTTCTCAAGGCCACCCGGGGCAGCGGTGAGGAAATCTATTGCCACAAGGCGGACAACGAAAACGAAGAAGCCCGCTTTGTGATCAACCAAATTCTTGGCCTGCGGCGCAGTAACCCAGAACTAGATTGGGGTGATTTTGCGATCCTTTACCGCACCAATGCCCAGTCCCGGCCTTTTGAAGATCTCCTGATTCGGGGCAATATTCCCTACCAAGTGGTCGGCGGCTTCAAGTTCTACGATCGCAAAGAAATCAAAGATGCCTTGGCCTACCTGAAGGCGATCGCCAACCCCGCCGATACCCTCAGCCTGATGCGGGTGATCAATACTCCCAAGCGGGGCATTGGTAAAACCACCGTCGATAAGCTCAACCATGCCGCCCAAGAATTAGGCTGCCCCCTCTGGGAAATCCTCAGCGATGAAACCTCCGTCGCCACCATTGCTGGCCGGGCTGCCCGAAAAATCAATGAATTTTCCGGCCTGATTCGCGAAATGCAAGAAAAAATGTCCACTATGCGCGCGGCGGATATCCTCGATTATGTGATGGAAAATTCTGGCTATGTCGATGATCTAAGAATGCAGGGTACGGAGGAAGCTGACAGCCGCGTCGAAAATATTTCTGAACTGTATAACGCCATGCTGCAGTTCCAAGAAGAAAACGAGGACGGCAGTTTAAACGGCTTTTTAGAAAATGCTTCCCTCGCCTCGGATTTAGACAATCTCGATGATGAAGCCCAGCAAGTTTCGCTCATGACCCTCCATTCGGCTAAAGGTTTAGAATTTCCCGTCGTGTTTCTTGTCGGCTTGGAACAGGGGCTGTTTCCCCATTCGCGATCGCTTGATGATCCCGTCGCCCTAGAAGAAGAACGGCGGCTGTGCTATGTGGGCTTAACCCGTGCCCAGGAACAGCTTTTCCTTAGCTACACCAGAGAACGATACATGTGGGGTTACCGTGAACCTGCAGTCGCTTCTCAATTCCTGGCTGAATTACCCAGCGATTTGGTTACTTCTAATGTGAAATCCTTGGCGAAGGCGGCCCCGCAGCAGGAACCTAAAATGATGTCCATTAGCCAAAAGCAACGCTCCCAGACAAAGCAGGTGCGACAAACTGCCCAGCGCCAAGTGATACAACAACAATGGGCCGTAGGCGATCGCGTTCAGCATAATGTTTTCGGCGAAGGGGAAGTGATCAAAATTTTTGGCGATGATCAAAAAATGAACTTGGCGATCGCCTTCCCGAATCTGGGTAAAAAAATTATCGATCCCCGGGTGGCCCCCATGAAAAAAATTTAG
- the hisIE gene encoding phosphoribosyl-AMP cyclohydrolase and Phosphoribosyl-ATP pyrophosphatase, with amino-acid sequence MSLLGAIPLDQVRFNEQGLVPAIAQDYLDGTVLMLAWMNRESLQKTMETGEAWYWSRSRQGLWHKGATSGHIQKVQSLRYDCDSDAILMAIEQIGDIACHTGERSCFHQVDHSKSAPVADTLSEVFNVIRDRRDNPQAGSYTNSLFDAGDNKILKKIGEEAAEVVMACKDDDKDDIAGEVADLFYHSLVAIAHHGVELRDVYKKLQDRRRK; translated from the coding sequence ATGAGTTTGCTAGGTGCTATTCCACTGGATCAAGTACGTTTTAATGAACAGGGATTGGTGCCGGCGATCGCCCAAGATTATCTCGATGGTACGGTGCTGATGTTGGCCTGGATGAACCGCGAATCTCTCCAGAAAACCATGGAAACAGGGGAAGCCTGGTACTGGAGCCGTTCTCGCCAGGGGCTTTGGCACAAAGGCGCCACCTCTGGTCATATTCAAAAGGTGCAATCTCTCCGCTATGACTGCGACAGTGACGCGATTTTAATGGCCATTGAGCAGATTGGTGATATCGCCTGCCACACGGGGGAACGGAGCTGTTTTCACCAAGTTGACCACAGCAAGTCTGCCCCCGTCGCTGATACTCTCTCGGAAGTCTTTAACGTGATTCGCGATCGCCGCGATAACCCCCAGGCCGGATCCTATACCAACAGCCTTTTTGACGCCGGGGATAACAAGATCCTCAAGAAAATCGGCGAGGAAGCCGCTGAGGTGGTGATGGCCTGCAAGGACGACGATAAAGACGATATCGCTGGGGAAGTGGCCGATCTCTTTTATCATTCCCTCGTGGCGATCGCCCACCATGGGGTCGAGCTGCGGGACGTGTACAAAAAGCTCCAGGATAGACGCCGCAAATAA
- a CDS encoding hypothetical protein (conserved hypothetical protein) produces MQITDKDKQLFKILCSAAWIDGEIQPEERQYLHQIAAQKNLTQDPDIRALLCEVVPMKPEACYQLLEEYIEDHTDAAEYQELLDAVSHMVYSDSQIETAEAKLLHRIQSLDPGQPQAHPLLNRVMKSIQKLYKGAIAEIESPDPSD; encoded by the coding sequence GTGCAGATAACAGACAAAGATAAACAGCTATTTAAAATTCTCTGTAGCGCGGCTTGGATCGATGGGGAAATCCAACCGGAAGAGCGGCAATATCTGCATCAAATCGCCGCCCAAAAAAATTTGACTCAGGATCCAGATATTCGCGCGTTGTTGTGTGAAGTCGTTCCCATGAAACCAGAGGCTTGCTATCAACTTCTGGAAGAATACATCGAAGACCATACCGATGCCGCCGAGTACCAAGAGTTACTTGATGCAGTCAGTCATATGGTCTATAGCGATAGTCAAATTGAAACGGCGGAAGCCAAACTGCTACATCGAATCCAGTCCCTCGATCCGGGTCAGCCCCAAGCTCATCCTCTATTGAACCGGGTCATGAAATCAATTCAAAAACTCTACAAAGGGGCGATCGCCGAGATCGAATCGCCGGACCCGTCAGACTGA
- a CDS encoding sterol-regulatory element binding protein (SREBP) site 2 protease family protein, which yields MQKNWQVGSLFGIPLYLDRSWFVILILITAVDANDVLAQGLVRSPFWAMVVGLTMALLLFSSVLLHELGHSLVAKSQGIGVKSITLFLFGGVAAIDRESQNPLGAFAVAIAGPLVSLSLFCLFWLLWQYVPLGEVGIFFTRDMARLNLVLALFNLIPGLPLDGGQMLKAVVWQWTGDRLKGVRYAAASGKFLGTMAIAFGLLVVLLVGEFGGLWLALIGWFVLRNANAYERISDLQNVLLHLKAEVVMARDFRVVNAHLSLREFADQYLVLATKPTRPTYASSEGRYRGLIRPQALHHIERSQWEQLELTAIASPLTEIPAVTEQDNLATVICALEALEDPFITVLSPAGAVAGIIDRANIVQAIAKEYAIILPPQELQRIRTERIYPTGFPLVEIAQQLQAES from the coding sequence ATGCAAAAGAATTGGCAAGTGGGATCGCTCTTTGGCATCCCGTTATACCTGGATCGTTCCTGGTTTGTAATTTTAATTTTGATTACGGCGGTGGATGCCAATGATGTCCTCGCCCAGGGTTTAGTGCGATCGCCTTTTTGGGCGATGGTTGTGGGGCTAACCATGGCGTTGTTGCTGTTTAGTTCGGTGCTGCTCCACGAATTGGGCCATAGTTTGGTGGCAAAATCCCAGGGGATCGGCGTTAAATCAATCACTCTTTTTTTATTTGGGGGGGTAGCGGCCATTGACCGCGAATCCCAAAATCCCCTAGGTGCTTTTGCGGTGGCGATTGCCGGGCCCTTGGTGAGTTTGAGTTTATTTTGCCTATTTTGGTTGCTGTGGCAATATGTGCCTCTGGGGGAAGTGGGCATCTTTTTCACGCGGGATATGGCCCGTTTGAATTTAGTTTTAGCACTGTTTAACTTGATTCCTGGTTTGCCTCTAGATGGGGGACAAATGTTGAAAGCCGTTGTTTGGCAATGGACGGGCGATCGCCTTAAGGGAGTTCGTTATGCGGCGGCCAGTGGCAAATTTCTGGGGACAATGGCGATCGCCTTTGGTCTGTTGGTCGTGTTGCTCGTTGGCGAATTTGGCGGCTTGTGGCTAGCACTGATTGGTTGGTTTGTGCTGCGTAATGCCAACGCCTACGAACGGATCAGTGATTTACAGAATGTTTTATTGCACCTCAAGGCAGAGGTGGTCATGGCCCGAGATTTTCGGGTGGTGAATGCTCACCTTTCCCTGCGGGAATTCGCAGATCAATATCTAGTCTTGGCAACAAAACCCACCCGGCCCACCTATGCCAGCTCCGAAGGCCGTTATCGCGGTCTCATTCGGCCCCAAGCTCTCCATCACATCGAACGGAGCCAGTGGGAACAGTTGGAATTAACGGCGATCGCCTCCCCCTTGACAGAAATCCCCGCGGTCACAGAACAGGACAATTTAGCCACGGTGATCTGTGCCCTAGAAGCCTTAGAAGATCCTTTTATCACGGTGCTTTCCCCAGCCGGAGCAGTGGCGGGGATCATTGACCGGGCCAATATTGTCCAGGCGATCGCCAAAGAATACGCCATTATTCTCCCCCCCCAGGAGCTTCAGCGAATCCGCACAGAACGGATCTACCCTACTGGCTTTCCCCTCGTAGAAATTGCCCAGCAACTGCAAGCGGAATCTTAA